The sequence below is a genomic window from Haematobia irritans isolate KBUSLIRL chromosome 3, ASM5000362v1, whole genome shotgun sequence.
agaaataaaattttgacaaaattttctatagtaacaatttgttgacaaagttttctattgaatttaaattttgtttacaaaattttctatagaaatatacaaataaaattgttgacaaaattttctatagaaataaaattgtcaaaattttatttttcaagaaaattttgtctacaatttatttttatagttttttttgcaaaaattttatttctcaagaaaattttgttaaaattttattcctataaacaattttgccaaaattttatttctatggaaaattttgtaaacattttatttctataattttttttttaattttatttctatagaaaattttgctattaattttaattctatagaaatttttttgcaaattttatttcttattgctttgatttcagcttaaaaccatgcgttgactatacaatttttgacaaaattttctatagaaacgttttaaagaaaattgtctatagaaataaaattgtatcaaaattttctatacaaataatttttttttccaaaattttcaatagaaataaaatttcaataaaattttctctctgttggttaagctaccctCGTAGTTCagtaatgcatggttttaatctGAATTCAAagcaataagaaaaaaaaattgcacaaaaaaatattgttttgatttcagcttaaaatgtGTTAACTGAACtaaaagagtagcttaaccaatagaggaaaatcatgtttcctaaatttatttgggatttttttaatttgttagatttgtggtaaaattttcttcaaattttggtagattatttttggcacgggaGGCAACAGTGCTCAGGAGCCTGCCttcagcaatattgccaaagtgtctatctcatctccttggGGTGTTGCaaccatatgtactaacttataataccatgtttcagagagtggtttagggtatacaaaaaataaataaatatattgggccgtactttgttgcattacatatcagtcacTACATACATTACTCAACTTACCTTCTCTCTCCTCTACACCAGGATCTAAAATGGGAGCCACTATCAACTCTTCGCCCACAGAGAATTCATCGCTAATACTTAAACATGCTGTATCATTGGGATCCAACATCCATAGGGGTCTTATGAGGGGCACACCATCATTCAGGGAATCACTGAGAGTTTTCTCCAAAACCGGATTAACCGTTTGCTGACGTATGATGGCCAAATCTTTGGCTAACAATTTCATATGGTCTCCCTTGTAGTAAGAGGGTAGATAACTGAATTGCATGGCCGGCATAAATGTCATCAATTGAAGCCAACGTATATACAATTCCTCGTCTGGTTCTGGTGGTTGACCCaatgaataaaatgaaatcATTTTAGTCATGGTCTTGTTTAGAAAGTAATCTCCACCCACAGCTCCTGGTAAGATCAAAGGATAACCAATAACACCATAATTCATGACGGTAGACATGAGCTCCTTCAAACCATCCCATGATGAATTTAGGGGTTGTGTACTAAGAAATGCCGGTGGCTTGGGTACAGAACTAGCCGTTGAAACTCCTATAAATCCCACAGATTCTAAACTTTCGGTGAATAATTTGGCATACATATCAGGATTATCTAGAGTCTGACGACACTGATAGTAATGGGGTAAATTGTAACCAGTTCCCAAATCCAAATAGAAGCTATTGACCTTATAGTCAGCCTTTAATTTCTCCAGTTTCTCTTTGAGCCAATAGACAGAGGCATTATTTGTGATATCCAATACTCCAGCACTGGAGGAACTCTTGTAGCGGGTCAAAGCAGGTATACTTCTCTCCGAATGACGTTCATAGATTAGGAGTTTCTTGCGTACAGCATCCTTGAAATTTTCACTATCCGTACTTATGAAAGGCTGTATGGTGAAGACAATTTTGAATCCTCGACGATGCAATAAATCTATGGTCTTGAATAGATTGGGAAATCTCTTTTCGTCCACTGTGAAATCGCCCACATTCTCTTGCCAAAACTCATTGATCAATATATGGCCCAAGGGCAAACCCAATGCGATCAGATCTTCGGAGTAATTATAGATGGTGGTCTCATTAAACGATTCCATGGTCTCAGCGTGAGGTGTACGCCAAACGGGCTCCGACATTAGAGATTTGATGATTTGCATATCGGATACCTTAAGGCCATCCCATAATATCTTCTGGGTCATTAGCATATGGAGGCTCTTCATACACTCTGTGGTACAGATTTTATAATCCAATTCGGGCAACTCGGTCAATTGATTAACGAAGGTGAAATCATCATTCTTGGCCCTTAAACAAAACTCATTTGTGGTGGTATTGACAGATAAATGCAATGGAGTCTTATCACTGACCTGTATGGCCACTCCAATGGAGTTAATGAAATATCGTTTAACTCCATTGCCAAATTGATGGACCTTTAGATCACCACTTGAGAAAGGGGCAAAATCGAAATTATCATTACTCAAAGACCACTCTTTGGACCGTGTGACACCACCACCAAACCATAGACCATTGTTACGTTTCAATTCATAGCAATCGGTTGGATAGTTGCCTTCACTCAGTGCTTGCCATTTAATGGTATAACAACGAAATACATCCTTATCCATGAAATTCATATACAAACGGGCTTCACCGTTCCATTCCAAACAAAGACTGCCATCTTGTTTTCGATTGTCCTCCAAACAGTGAAAAGGTCTACTATCCATGCCTATAGTCTTTCCCAATTGGCCAGAGATAACTTCCTTCTCGTCACGACTTAGGATACGTAGTATTCGATCGTTCTGATTGAATTTGGCTTTTTCAAAATGCGAGTGAGTCATGAGTTTCCGATGATAGCCCACATAGGCAAACCCAATCTGAAAAAGGGAAAGAAACGTTTACAAATTAGAAAATACCACTTATTAAGGAGCTGAGGAATAGGAAACgctattttttatacaaaatatttttcattagaaattttgattttattcgatctttctttaattaaataaaaaaaaaatattcaagcttgagatcgttaCAAAATACTTTTCCTTAACCAAAagtctaaaaattttcaatgaaggcgTTTTTTCCTTGGAGTTAAGAGTTTCGACTTTAAACTGGACATCTTTACGAGTacataaaagaacattttattgaactgaaataagtttttccaaaaaattggaaaataatctagttgtaaaataatattattaaaatcgttcttaaatgtcttaatttgaaaatttaaattgtgattGACACTATGTAATACCACACTATGGAAAAAGCgaatgaatttaaatttgttcctAGTGTCAAGTACGAAAATATCACATTATAAGGAACTGTGTTTGGGCACATAGAAATGGATACAAAAACCGAAAATCAAATTGATTAATTGACTAAttttttggatgaaaattgaCTCCATTTTCAAGCCGTTGGAATTTTATACTGATCATGGGGCTGGTTGGATTTAGCTGGTTGATGGCTGAGAGTGCTAAGGCATTCTGTTGTAGTGCCAaaaaacccaggttcaatctcTGGTCGaagcgaaaaaattttaaatttgtaaaaaaaaatagataataagaaaagaaGAAATGTCTCTCTAGCATGTACATTAAAATTGgttgtctattttttttttatgggatCAACGGGTTTTAGGTTTGATTGTCGTTCGTtttttatgagcctctaaaGTTTTTTCGCCAAATACGGTTTTAGGCAAATTTCGCATGGCCATAGCTCGAAAACTGCTGTGGATTTGTTTGCAGTCTTCAGaaaagttgtagctcttgactcggccaacaaaaatgttgaatatATGAAGTCGGAAATTTTTCATCTTCATGCtgaaaatctcaaaaatgtcgaaaaaatggCCACTTTATCACAGCTCTTGAACTATTGTACTATGTAtcctataaaattattataaaaatttgacttccaaaaaatttggcttCAACCCCAAATTCGACCAATACCAAACATCAgtcatgctggtgacatttctggatgttttaaagcttctttaagtaagCTTGACCGCACACAGATaaaaagtctgttgtaaaactgatgctaaaatgaactgatatttattgcaaaaattttattttgttatattttttaaaattttgtaaaaaattttccccagcccaacgattttttctttattccaagtatgtctcaaaatttttatgaactaaatggcagtaaaatttcaaagacatacaaattagttcacttctaactaaaacagaaaaagttttttgtacacttctcaaaaatagtaagaatacaCTACAACATGGTTcaaatgggaatgatctggcgcctaatatttttttctttatttttagttcatttttgcttttcgagaaagatgcattttgtaaatggtagttaaaaatccaaaaatgtcgaaaaattttcgttaatttaatgaatctcaaaatttggaatacaatttagtttaattttcgtacgagatagttcatttttcccataatgtagtttactttttttctgtgcaatgtggaacgccgctcgTGATAAGAGAGATAGATATTCACCACTggaatatcacaatggacagaatattctaagtgagtctgaaatatgggactgccactatacctaacagtTATTTGTCTCTGATATCTGATCTGGGGTCCCATTCTCCTAGGACGGTAGTTTTGGCGTCCGAAGATCACATTaggccattgtgatatcacagtggtaaACTTCGCTCTTATTACTGTACAGAAAAACATATTGTCGTGactccaaagatttcatgtccttaaatttCGAATGTGAATCTTGTAGTCTTGGGCAAAATAGTTCAACATAGTGATTCGGgctcatcgttccttttgtacaaaggtactagttccttcaaatggttccatcgttccttttcgttccggatttttatatttgtcatcactgtcatctCCTAAAGACAGACAtgacattttttgtttactttgtgtaacgaagttcgtggtcagttgaaagatacaaaaatatggaaaattgagtgaaattacttcaaatagtttatagtactatagtaagaaaaaataatgaaaggaatggaaaatttaaggaaGTAAATAAACTCAGGAAGCCAAACTCTTTGGATGGATTATTGGATTTAATAATACtatactctgtgcaaaattattcattgcaagaaattacgattttttttgtcGTTTGTGAAGAGCCTGAGATGGAATTAATGATTCTATTAAATAGCAGTATACCTTTCAATGATTTGAATACATACGCgccaaaatgaatgaattggcAAATAGCtcaaactgaagtaaaaaaatcaaactgcGATCCGCGGAACGATGgagcgtaaattgaaaataaaactaaatgacaaaaggaacgatgagaacgaaaaagatggaactagtgacagtcgttccttttagtgaaccgttcattggaactagttcgttccggaacgacacaagactagaATCTTGCTTACCATAAAATAcacatttcattgaaataaagttttttccttgttttctttttttagagaagcgttagggagccaccgtggtgcaatggttagcatgcccgccttgcatacacaaggtcgtgggtttgattcctgcttcgaccgaacaccaaaaagtttttcagcggtggattatcccacctcagtaacatttctgagggtttcaaagcttctctaagtggtttc
It includes:
- the LOC142230340 gene encoding myogenesis-regulating glycosidase-like, with the protein product MLASDFDAYSVASNQASITSVNSLASLLREKMQAFPQMIRKKKRETKDYKIKIFVIIMFFMIIFLIGFAYVGYHRKLMTHSHFEKAKFNQNDRILRILSRDEKEVISGQLGKTIGMDSRPFHCLEDNRKQDGSLCLEWNGEARLYMNFMDKDVFRCYTIKWQALSEGNYPTDCYELKRNNGLWFGGGVTRSKEWSLSNDNFDFAPFSSGDLKVHQFGNGVKRYFINSIGVAIQVSDKTPLHLSVNTTTNEFCLRAKNDDFTFVNQLTELPELDYKICTTECMKSLHMLMTQKILWDGLKVSDMQIIKSLMSEPVWRTPHAETMESFNETTIYNYSEDLIALGLPLGHILINEFWQENVGDFTVDEKRFPNLFKTIDLLHRRGFKIVFTIQPFISTDSENFKDAVRKKLLIYERHSERSIPALTRYKSSSSAGVLDITNNASVYWLKEKLEKLKADYKVNSFYLDLGTGYNLPHYYQCRQTLDNPDMYAKLFTESLESVGFIGVSTASSVPKPPAFLSTQPLNSSWDGLKELMSTVMNYGVIGYPLILPGAVGGDYFLNKTMTKMISFYSLGQPPEPDEELYIRWLQLMTFMPAMQFSYLPSYYKGDHMKLLAKDLAIIRQQTVNPVLEKTLSDSLNDGVPLIRPLWMLDPNDTACLSISDEFSVGEELIVAPILDPGVEEREVYLPQGVWKDGIDSSLRKGSRWIHNYKVPRDKIAFFTKMPDKTRF